A single window of Solenopsis invicta isolate M01_SB chromosome 3, UNIL_Sinv_3.0, whole genome shotgun sequence DNA harbors:
- the LOC105193036 gene encoding pre-mRNA-splicing factor 38, producing MANRTVKDAKSIRGTNPQYLIEKIIRSRIYDSKYWKEECFALTAELLVDKAMELRFLGGVYGGNVKPTPFLCLILKMLQIQPEKDIIVEFIKNEEYKYVRALGALYMRLTGSSLDCYKYLEPLFNDNRKLRIQNKQGVFELIHMDELIDHLLREERCCDVILPRIQKRHVLEENNELEAKISALEDDMDDGIESSEEEEIPPIKELPRKRPDDHERDRDRHRDRDKRHFRTEKKSDKEKQRSRSRERDRDRDRRERKRSKSPKSHSTSHKDKDRDRDRHRRDDRERERERERERERDRRRERDRARH from the exons ATGGCAAACCGCACGGTGAAGGATGCCAAATCTATTCGCGGAACAAATCCACAATATTTAATTGAGAAGATTATCAGATCTCGGATATACGATTCTAAATACTGGAAAGAAGAATGCTTCGCCTTAACAGCCGAACTCTTGGTCGACAAGGCAATGGAATTGAG GTTTCTAGGCGGAGTATACGGCGGCAATGTCAAGCCTACGCCGTTCCTCTGTCTCATATTAAAAATGCTCCAGATACAACCTGAGAAAGACATCATAGTCGAATTTATAAAGAACGAGGAATATAAGTACGTTCGAGCATTGGGTGCACTGTATATGAGACTGACTGGTTCTTCTCTGGACTGCTACAAGTATCTCGAACCACTTTTCAATGACAACAGAAAGCTCAGGATACAGAACAAGCAGGGTGTATTCGAGCTCATACACATGGATGAACTCATTGACCATCTCCTCAGGGAAGAAAGGTGTTGCGACGTTATTTTACCGAGAATTCAAAAGAGGCACGTTTTGGAGGAAAATAATGAGTTAG AAGCGAAGATATCAGCATTGGAAGACGATATGGACGACGGTATTGAATCATCAGAAGAAGAGGAGATTCCACCAATTAAAGAATTACCTCGCAAGAGGCCAGATGATCATGAGCGGGATAGAGATCGTCACAGAGATAGAGATAAGAGACATTTCCGAACCGAGAAGAAATCTGACAAGGAGAAACAAAGATCAAGAAGCAGAGAGAGGGACAGAGATAGAGACAGGAGAGAACGTAAACGTAGCAAATCACCAAAATCTCACTCGACATCGcataaagataaagatagagACAGAGATCGTCACAGAAGAGACGATAGGGAGAGGGAGcgagaacgagaaagagaaagggagcgAGATCGTAGAAGAGAACGCGACAGAGCTAGACATTAA
- the LOC105193035 gene encoding vacuolar fusion protein MON1 homolog A isoform X1 → MAAKEPIVVEAIAEPGIEPGASSETMLVTTDSFDEYEQEMSSSIDGDRQTKESVTSTISEIQEDVTQDVPATPVTPATPVTPATPATASPRESEKNLSLDDAEMDDVAHRLGQSNMDGDPLRCKTWLAQKKHIFILSQAGKPIYSRYSSEDKLVTVMGVMQALVSFVQAGSDMIRSVHAGDTNFVFVVKGPLILVAVSKTLESVPQLTLQLTYVYNQIISVLTQSQLNRVYDQRRNFDLRRLLSGSERLIDHLLNFMDREPAFFLGAIKCLPLLPSMRSSITQTIIQTCAKIKNLVFAILLANNQLVTLVRMNKFFLHPMDLHIIQNLVDSSESLKTAESWTPICLPKFDSNGYMHGHVSYLAEDCQACLLLLTVDRDVFFVLSEAKQKIVEKLRRINCLEAINESMNKPTVTTADIGLPEMRHVLYKCKSTAQFWSPGLQPPYTTDEEIERLLGLYQCLHHRLHSPSRPLKLIFQQLDKETMLAWCRLQVASGFELYVTFEPLVTKPDAIEAVSKLLKWIKKEEERLFILNSPTF, encoded by the exons ATGGCCGCGAAGGAGCCGATCGTCGTCGAAGCGATCGCCGAGCCCGGGATCGAGCCCGGTGCCTCCTCGGAGACGATGCTCGTCACCACCGACAGCTTCGACGAGTACGAGCAGGAGATGAGCAGCAGCATCGACGGCGACAGGCAGACGAAGGAGAGCGTGACCAGCACCATCTCCGAGATCCAAGAGGATGTCACGCAAGACGTTCCCGCGACACCCGTGACCCCCGCGACACCCGTGACCCCCGCGACACCCGCCACTGCCAGTCCGCGAGAATCTGAGAAAAATCTTTCGCTAGACGACGCAGAGATG GACGATGTCGCGCATCGTTTGGGTCAAAGTAACATGGACGGGGACCCGCTGCGTTGCAAGACGTGGCTGGCGCAGAAGAAGCACATTTTTATCTTGAGTCAGGCGGGCAAGCCAATATATTCCAGATACAGTTCGGAGGATAAGCTAGTCACAGTCATGGGAGTCATGCAGGCCTTAGTGTCGTTCGTTCAGGCTGGTAGCGATATGATCAGATCAGTACATGCTGGTGACACGAACTTTGTTTTCGTCGTGAAGGGTCCATTGATCTTAGTGGCAGTGTCCAAAACCTTGGAAAGCGTACCTCAGCTCACTTTACAATTAAC ATATGTATATAATCAGATAATCTCTGTGTTGACACAGTCTCAGTTAAATAGAGTGTACGATCAAAGGAGAAATTTTGATCTACGAAGGTTGTTGAGTGGTAGCGAAAGACTGATAGATCATTTATTGAACTTTATGGATAGAGAGCCCGCTTTCTTTCTAGGCGCCATCAAATGTTTACCCCTGCTTCCTTCTATGAGAAGTTCCATTACACAGACCATCATTCAGACTTGTGCTAAGATCAag AACTTAGTATTTGCCATACTTCTAGCTAATAATCAATTGGTTACACTAGTTAGaatgaacaaattttttctacatccAATGGATctacatataatacaaaatctGGTGGACAGTTCCGAGTCGCTCAAAACTGCTGAGAGCTGGACGCCGATATGTCTACCGAAATTCGATTCCAATGGTTATATGCACGGCCATGTGTCATATTTGGCGGAAGATTGCCAGGCGTGTTTATTGCTGCTCACTGTTGATAGGGACGTTTTTTTTGTGCTATCAGAGGCTAAACAA aaAATTGTGGAGAAATTGCGGCGAATAAATTGCCTAGAAGCGATAAACGAATCTATGAACAAACCAACGGTAACAACAGCTGACATTGGGTTACCCGAGATGCGACACGttttatataaatgcaaaaGCACCGCGCAATTCTGGAGTCCCGGGCTTCAACCGCCTTACACAACGGACGAAGAAATAGAACG ATTATTGGGCCTTTATCAGTGTTTGCATCACAGACTGCATTCTCCTAGTCGGCCCTTGAAACTTATATTTCAGCAGCTGGATAAGGAAACGATGTTAGCATGG tgTCGTTTGCAGGTGGCTTCTGGTTTTGAATTATACGTAACGTTTGAGCCTCTGGTAACGAAACCAGATGCCATTGAAGCAGTGAGCAAGCTGTTAAAGTGGATAAAGAAGGAGGAAGAAAGATTATTCATTCTGAACTCGCCTACGTTTTAA
- the LOC105193035 gene encoding vacuolar fusion protein MON1 homolog A isoform X2: MAAKEPIVVEAIAEPGIEPGASSETMLVTTDSFDEYEQEMSSSIDGDRQTKESVTSTISEIQEDVTQDVPATPVTPATPVTPATPATASPRESEKNLSLDDAEMDDVAHRLGQSNMDGDPLRCKTWLAQKKHIFILSQAGKPIYSRYSSEDKLVTVMGVMQALVSFVQAGSDMIRSVHAGDTNFVFVVKGPLILVAVSKTLESVPQLTLQLTYVYNQIISVLTQSQLNRVYDQRRNFDLRRLLSGSERLIDHLLNFMDREPAFFLGAIKCLPLLPSMRSSITQTIIQTCAKIKNLVFAILLANNQLVTLVRMNKFFLHPMDLHIIQNLVDSSESLKTAESWTPICLPKFDSNGYMHGHVSYLAEDCQACLLLLTVDRDVFFVLSEAKQKIVEKLRRINCLEAINESMNKPTVTTADIGLPEMRHVLYKCKSTAQFWSPGLQPPYTTDEEIERLLGLYQCLHHRLHSPSRPLKLIFQQLDKETMLAWVASGFELYVTFEPLVTKPDAIEAVSKLLKWIKKEEERLFILNSPTF; this comes from the exons ATGGCCGCGAAGGAGCCGATCGTCGTCGAAGCGATCGCCGAGCCCGGGATCGAGCCCGGTGCCTCCTCGGAGACGATGCTCGTCACCACCGACAGCTTCGACGAGTACGAGCAGGAGATGAGCAGCAGCATCGACGGCGACAGGCAGACGAAGGAGAGCGTGACCAGCACCATCTCCGAGATCCAAGAGGATGTCACGCAAGACGTTCCCGCGACACCCGTGACCCCCGCGACACCCGTGACCCCCGCGACACCCGCCACTGCCAGTCCGCGAGAATCTGAGAAAAATCTTTCGCTAGACGACGCAGAGATG GACGATGTCGCGCATCGTTTGGGTCAAAGTAACATGGACGGGGACCCGCTGCGTTGCAAGACGTGGCTGGCGCAGAAGAAGCACATTTTTATCTTGAGTCAGGCGGGCAAGCCAATATATTCCAGATACAGTTCGGAGGATAAGCTAGTCACAGTCATGGGAGTCATGCAGGCCTTAGTGTCGTTCGTTCAGGCTGGTAGCGATATGATCAGATCAGTACATGCTGGTGACACGAACTTTGTTTTCGTCGTGAAGGGTCCATTGATCTTAGTGGCAGTGTCCAAAACCTTGGAAAGCGTACCTCAGCTCACTTTACAATTAAC ATATGTATATAATCAGATAATCTCTGTGTTGACACAGTCTCAGTTAAATAGAGTGTACGATCAAAGGAGAAATTTTGATCTACGAAGGTTGTTGAGTGGTAGCGAAAGACTGATAGATCATTTATTGAACTTTATGGATAGAGAGCCCGCTTTCTTTCTAGGCGCCATCAAATGTTTACCCCTGCTTCCTTCTATGAGAAGTTCCATTACACAGACCATCATTCAGACTTGTGCTAAGATCAag AACTTAGTATTTGCCATACTTCTAGCTAATAATCAATTGGTTACACTAGTTAGaatgaacaaattttttctacatccAATGGATctacatataatacaaaatctGGTGGACAGTTCCGAGTCGCTCAAAACTGCTGAGAGCTGGACGCCGATATGTCTACCGAAATTCGATTCCAATGGTTATATGCACGGCCATGTGTCATATTTGGCGGAAGATTGCCAGGCGTGTTTATTGCTGCTCACTGTTGATAGGGACGTTTTTTTTGTGCTATCAGAGGCTAAACAA aaAATTGTGGAGAAATTGCGGCGAATAAATTGCCTAGAAGCGATAAACGAATCTATGAACAAACCAACGGTAACAACAGCTGACATTGGGTTACCCGAGATGCGACACGttttatataaatgcaaaaGCACCGCGCAATTCTGGAGTCCCGGGCTTCAACCGCCTTACACAACGGACGAAGAAATAGAACG ATTATTGGGCCTTTATCAGTGTTTGCATCACAGACTGCATTCTCCTAGTCGGCCCTTGAAACTTATATTTCAGCAGCTGGATAAGGAAACGATGTTAGCATGG GTGGCTTCTGGTTTTGAATTATACGTAACGTTTGAGCCTCTGGTAACGAAACCAGATGCCATTGAAGCAGTGAGCAAGCTGTTAAAGTGGATAAAGAAGGAGGAAGAAAGATTATTCATTCTGAACTCGCCTACGTTTTAA